In 'Nostoc azollae' 0708, the following are encoded in one genomic region:
- a CDS encoding efflux RND transporter permease subunit, giving the protein MIVAIVLIPFLISWRNLAVCLTALPLPLLLRVMALNWLGQGLNNMTLGGLAVAIDSAVDDVTVYA; this is encoded by the coding sequence ATGATCGTTGCTATTGTTCTCATTCCTTTCTTAATAAGTTGGCGTAACCTTGCTGTTTGTCTAACCGCCTTACCTCTACCTTTATTATTACGAGTTATGGCGCTGAATTGGTTAGGACAAGGTTTAAATAACATGACTTTAGGTGGTTTAGCCGTCGCCATTGATTCAGCAGTTGATGATGTAACAGTTTATGCATAA
- a CDS encoding C4-dicarboxylate ABC transporter: MIYLLNIFIYLLTPLGGVLSYCSLLRIAFDAIFGALLFLQCLFSLHMFLFMLPWIFCLRNFSL; encoded by the coding sequence ATGATTTATCTCTTGAATATCTTCATTTATCTATTGACTCCTCTGGGCGGTGTCCTTTCTTATTGCTCCTTATTGAGAATAGCTTTTGATGCTATTTTTGGTGCTTTACTGTTTCTCCAATGCCTTTTTTCACTGCATATGTTTCTTTTTATGCTCCCTTGGATTTTTTGTCTCCGTAATTTCTCTCTGTAG
- a CDS encoding efflux RND transporter permease subunit, which yields MKHRQKSLEKLREELNKLPGVAPNIGGFISHHMDEVLSGVRSAIAVKIFGTDLAQLRIIGQQVNDVMKTSEGIVNLQLETQLPIQEIQIEFDSSAASRYSLTIGGTPEYIETTLNGKVVYQILENQKNFDLLLWLELEARQNLQTISNM from the coding sequence ATGAAACACAGACAGAAGTCTCTAGAAAAGCTGCGAGAAGAATTAAATAAATTACCAGGAGTTGCGCCAAATATTGGCGGTTTTATTTCTCATCACATGGATGAAGTACTATCTGGAGTCAGGAGTGCTATAGCCGTGAAAATTTTCGGGACAGACTTAGCACAACTCCGCATCATTGGTCAACAAGTAAACGATGTGATGAAAACATCTGAAGGAATTGTTAATTTACAACTAGAAACCCAACTACCAATTCAAGAAATCCAAATTGAATTTGATAGTTCCGCTGCAAGTAGATATAGTTTGACCATCGGTGGAACTCCCGAATATATTGAAACTACCTTAAATGGTAAAGTCGTTTATCAGATTTTAGAAAACCAGAAAAATTTTGATTTACTCCTTTGGTTAGAACTAGAAGCACGACAAAATTTACAGACAATTAGTAATATGTAA
- a CDS encoding efflux RND transporter permease subunit: MRCSSIIISLAAASLIAATIIFPSLRRVFLSEFQEQTLVNTLTVYPGVSLEASNRAGLAVQDPLRNDPMFPYVQLRSGRALGGSDAAGVNLAHLDIE, from the coding sequence CTGCGTTGTTCTTCTATTATTATCTCACTAGCTGCAGCTAGTTTAATTGCTGCTACGATTATTTTTCCCAGTTTGCGAAGAGTATTTTTATCAGAATTCCAAGAACAAACTTTAGTGAACACCTTAACTGTATATCCAGGTGTATCTTTAGAAGCCTCAAATAGAGCAGGTTTAGCCGTTCAAGATCCACTCAGAAACGACCCAATGTTTCCTTATGTCCAATTGCGTTCTGGACGTGCGCTAGGTGGTTCTGATGCTGCTGGTGTAAATTTGGCACATTTGGATATTGAATGA
- a CDS encoding winged helix-turn-helix domain-containing protein encodes MTTRWNLELKDSRIYQILDELGSSHQRAHRDYENANLDAQKEWGSRI; translated from the coding sequence ATCACAACCAGATGGAACTTAGAACTTAAAGATAGTCGAATCTATCAAATATTGGATGAGCTAGGTTCGTCTCATCAAAGGGCTCATCGAGATTATGAAAATGCCAATCTTGACGCCCAAAAAGAGTGGGGTTCAAGAATATAA
- a CDS encoding efflux RND transporter permease subunit, whose protein sequence is MQLYYSIVIFHPIFALIGVEGSIFIGYLVAVLPSSVTALTVTPALCAILLPHRRLPEKEP, encoded by the coding sequence GTGCAACTATACTATAGTATAGTTATTTTTCATCCCATTTTTGCTTTAATAGGTGTGGAAGGTAGTATATTTATTGGTTATTTAGTCGCTGTTTTACCTTCTAGTGTTACAGCTTTAACGGTAACTCCTGCTTTATGTGCCATTTTACTTCCTCATCGGAGATTACCAGAAAAAGAACCTTAG